GCTTGTCTTTGGTCATCAAGGTTTGCGGGTCGATGATGGCGATATCGGGTATGAGTGACTTGGAGATGATCGCCATTTTCACCTTGCGTGTACTGTCTACAATGATGGAAAATTGCGAAACCTCCGAACCGGAGCCGGCTGTCGTCGGTACCATCACCATGGGAGGAAGGGGATGCTGGATATTGTCGACGCCTTCGTATTGGACGATGCTGCCCTCGTTGGTAGCCAACAGCGCGATTGCCTTGGCTGCATCGATCGCACTACCTCCGCCAACACCGAGAATCGCATTGCATTCCTTGGCACGATATTCGGCAATCCCGGCATGAATTTCGTAATCTTTCGGATTGGCTGTCACGTTGGTCCATAGATGGTAGTCGAGCTTTTGCTGCTGCAAGTAAGAGATGATCCGCTCGACCCAGCCTGCGTTTGCGACACCAGGATCACTGACAAGAAAGACGCGAGAAGCTCCCAATCGGCGCAAGCTTTCCCCTACCTGGCCGAGAGACTGGTTCCCGAAAATGATTTCCGGCGTCATGAACTTGGATATTTGCATGCGTTCGCCCCCTTTTCCACTACGTAGTAATACAGCAGGCAAGGATGAATACCCTTTTTCGGCCAAAAGGTTGGCAAGCGGGCCGTTTTTTCGGCTCATGTGCCGCAATATCGGCTGCTTCGAAGAAAGAAAACGGCTAAATGATTGAATGGTTAGGCGCTTTCCTGTTGGCATACTGCTTGCAATTAGTAGGAGGCGGGAAGAACACCTGCCCTTTACGCACATGCCTGAAGGGGAAAAAGAGGAGGAAGGTCAAGATGAAAGCAGCAGTAGTCAACGAGTTCCATCAAAAGCTGGAAGTAAAGGAAGTCGCCATTCCAGAGGTCGGACACGGTGAGGTTCTGGTAAAAATCAAAACGTGTGGTGTCTGCCATACGGACCTGCATGCGGCACACGGGGATTGGCCTGTGAAGCCAAAGCTGCCTTTGATTCCTGGACATGAGGGTGTAGGTGTTGTCGAAATGCTGGGGGAAGGTGTTACCTCGCTGAAAATTGGTGATCGTGTAGGCGTTCCGTGGTTATTCTCTGCTTGCGGTGAATGCGACTACTGCCTGACAGGCTGGGAGACACTTTGCATGCAACAGTTAAACGGGGGCTATTCCGCTGACGGTGCCTATGCTGAATATTGCGTAGCGCCTGCTGCTTACGTGGCACGCATTCCTGATGAGCTGGGCGATGTGGAAGCAGCGCCGATCCTGTGCGCAGGGGTAACCACTTATAAAGCATTGAAGGTAGCAAACGTGAAGCCGGGTGAATGGGTTGCGATCTACGGCATCGGCGGCTTGGGACATGTGGCTCTCCAATATGCCAAGGCGATGGGCTACAACGTCGTAGCAGTCGATATTCACAAGGAAAAGCTGGACTTGGCAAAAGAACTAGGGGCAGATGTGACAGTAAACGGCAGTGAGGTTGATCCGGTACAAGCTATTCAAGAGCAGGTGGGCGGTGTCCACGGTGCGATCAGCGTGGCAGTCACCAAGAAGGCATTTGAACAAGCATACAAATCCGTTCGACGCGGTGGTTCTCTAGTCGTTGTTGGCTTGCCGAATGCAGAGTTGCCCATCCCGATTTTTGACACGGTGTTGAATGGAGTGACGGTGAAAGGCTCCATCGTGGGGACGCGCAAGGATATGCAAGAAGCACTTGATTTTGCAGCACGTGGCAAGGTTCGTGCGATCATCGAGACGCAGCCACTTGATCAGATCAACGAAGTATTGGAGCGTTTGGAAAAAGGTCAAATTAATGGTCGGGTTGTTTTGACGATGGAGTAGTCGAGGGATATGTGAAGCTGTTGTCGGGCTATGCTTTTCTGGAGCATGGTCCTGGCTACAGCTTTTTTTATGAAAGGAGCTGTTGTGGGGGGAAGAAGCGAATTTTCAGTCTCCGCTTCAGCCTACGCGGCTTTTCTTTTTTGATTGTAAATCTAAGAGGGCGAGAGATCCATTTCTACTAGAACACTTATTGTTGAGCAAACGCTTGCATGCTAAGAAAAGCTTTTTGCATAATGGTAGTAGCACCAAATCAGTAAAAAAGTGTAATCTATTTAAAAAATGATTCAAATCGATTATATCATTCGTGGGTTATTGTGCTATCATATCCATAAAAAGGAATCATCAGGAGGGTGTATTTGCTGTGATTTCAGAGGGAAAAACCTTTGGGGGCATATTACGAGTATATCGAAATAGAGCAAACTTAACACTGACTGAGTTATCAGAAAGAACAGGTGTAGCTTCTGGAACCATTAGTAAGATAGAATCCGATGCGTTTACTTTACCAAATATGCAGCATGTAATGAAACTGGCAAAAGTACTGGATATTCCACTTTATACAGCGATCGTACCCTATTTACATAAAATTAAGCGCGAAGCGACACTTCGGACTCTATTAGAGGCCGTGATGCAAGAGAAGAATGTGGTTCTTACCAACAAAGTAGCTTTGCAATTGCTAAATTGTCCCAAAAGCAATACATTTCTTTCTTTAGACTATCTGTATCAAACGGCAGGAACGGAAGGGAATGAAGAACTGCGCTTGGCTCTTTATGACGTGATCTGTGACTACTCACGTGAGCATGGAATTCCTCTGTACCTGGCAAGATCGCTTTTCCAACGATATATGATTCGACGTGAAAATCTAAGCCAATTAGATCAAACCTATGTAGAGGGCAAGGAGCTATTACACTACACGTCCTATCTGCATATCAATGAGCGAGTTTTGACCTACTATAAATTTTCCTTCCATGCATTGCGTCTTGGATTTTATTCAGATTGTATTCATCTGTGTAAACAAGGACTTGAAATCGACCATAGTCAGAGTGAGCAAAAAGCAGCAGCGATCCTTGCGATCATCATTTCCTATTTTGAGCTGGAAGACTACACATTGGGACATTTTTATCTGGAGAGATACGAAATGTTCGATTATCCCGAAGTACATAAACATGCCAGACATATTCGGGGGAAACTATACGGAAAGACAGGGAAATTTGATAAGGCCATTCCGGTATTACAAGAATGTCTTGCGCAGCAATCACAAGATGACAAGATTGTGATCGCGAATGATTTGTTGGAGATTTATATACAGGTAGGAGAAGAAGCGAAAATCCGAGAACTATTTTTGGCAGAAGCAGCTATCTTGCCGAAGAGTCTCACTACTCCGAATCAATACAATCAATTGGGACTGTATTTTCGAACGAAGGGCATCTTTTGCATTCAAAATAATGAAGTAGACTTAGGAATCGAGAGTCTTGTGGAAAGCGTGAATCACTATCGCGCAATCAATGAGATAAAACAAGCAGATAAGAGTCTTAGCGTTCTTTTTGAATTCTATGTGTCACAGAAAAAAAATCTTCCATTTGATATACTCCATAAATTG
This genomic stretch from Brevibacillus sp. DP1.3A harbors:
- the adhP gene encoding alcohol dehydrogenase AdhP, encoding MKAAVVNEFHQKLEVKEVAIPEVGHGEVLVKIKTCGVCHTDLHAAHGDWPVKPKLPLIPGHEGVGVVEMLGEGVTSLKIGDRVGVPWLFSACGECDYCLTGWETLCMQQLNGGYSADGAYAEYCVAPAAYVARIPDELGDVEAAPILCAGVTTYKALKVANVKPGEWVAIYGIGGLGHVALQYAKAMGYNVVAVDIHKEKLDLAKELGADVTVNGSEVDPVQAIQEQVGGVHGAISVAVTKKAFEQAYKSVRRGGSLVVVGLPNAELPIPIFDTVLNGVTVKGSIVGTRKDMQEALDFAARGKVRAIIETQPLDQINEVLERLEKGQINGRVVLTME
- a CDS encoding helix-turn-helix transcriptional regulator, whose protein sequence is MISEGKTFGGILRVYRNRANLTLTELSERTGVASGTISKIESDAFTLPNMQHVMKLAKVLDIPLYTAIVPYLHKIKREATLRTLLEAVMQEKNVVLTNKVALQLLNCPKSNTFLSLDYLYQTAGTEGNEELRLALYDVICDYSREHGIPLYLARSLFQRYMIRRENLSQLDQTYVEGKELLHYTSYLHINERVLTYYKFSFHALRLGFYSDCIHLCKQGLEIDHSQSEQKAAAILAIIISYFELEDYTLGHFYLERYEMFDYPEVHKHARHIRGKLYGKTGKFDKAIPVLQECLAQQSQDDKIVIANDLLEIYIQVGEEAKIRELFLAEAAILPKSLTTPNQYNQLGLYFRTKGIFCIQNNEVDLGIESLVESVNHYRAINEIKQADKSLSVLFEFYVSQKKNLPFDILHKLVNVYNGSNHRTKQEV